The genomic stretch TCCGTTTTTAACCTGAATGATCTCTGCCATAATTGCCACGGCGATTTCCTCCGGGGTCTGGGCGTTGATCTTTAGTCCGATAGGTGTGTAAACCTGGTCAAGCAGCTCTCTGCTGATTCCTTCGTCTGCTAAAAAATCCTTTACAAGCTTTACCCTGACTTTGCTGCCGATCATACCGATGTAGGCATTTTTTTTGCCGATGATCTGGGATAAACAGTCCTGGTCATACCGGTGTCCTCTGGTGACGATGATAAAGTAATGGCCGGTGCTTCCATTGATCTCTTCTAAGGCTTCCCCAAAAGGCTTGCAGATAACGGTGTCAGCCCCTTCTTTTCTTGCGGTATTGGCAAAAGATAACCGGTCATCAATTACTGTAACATGGAATCCCAGCATCTTTCCGATTCTGATGATTGGGATGGAAATATGGCCGGCCCCGCATACCACCATATACTTTTCTCCTGTCACAAATTCGCAGAACAGAGTGCTGTCCTGAGATTTTATGGTCTGGGTTTTGTCAATGCTCTTTAAATCCTCTGAAAAAGCATCAAAAGCCTTTTCATCCCCCTGACTGCAGATGATTTCTCCATTCGACCACAGGGCTTTGGCTCCAAGCCCCTGTCCTTCGACGATTGTCAGGCTGACTAAGTTCGTGTTTTTATCGGCATTTTTTAATTCTTCATAAAAATCTGTCATATGAGTACTCCTTTTGCTGCCTCGCGCTTTTGTAATAAAAAAGGGCGGTATACATTCCGCCCTTTTTTGGGTATTCTGGTAACTATTTATTTTGCTGGCTTTGGTTTACGGTAGAACGTATTGTCCAAAGGAAGTTTGTAACGGAATACGCCATCCTTCTTGAAATAAGCATTCTGCAAAGCAGGTGCTCCCATAACACATACGATCTCGCCTACGCCTTTTGCTCCAAATGCTACATCAGATGGATTCTTTTCAATGAACCGTACGTCAACAGGAGGCATCTGAGGTGCTTTAAAGAGGCCTAAAGTACCTAATTTAGCCTGAGGAACGCCGTCCTTTAATGGGAAGTCCTCTGTCAGTCCATAACCAAGGCCCATTGCAACGCCGCCTTCTACCTGGCCTTCTGCAGCAAGTGGATTGATGGCTTTGCCTAAGTCATGGGCTGCAATTACATTGACAACTTTTCCTTCGGTGTCAAGAACATAAAGCTGAGTTGCATATCCATAAGCAATATGACTTACCGGATTTGGCTTATCGCTGCCGATAGGATCTGTCTTAAAATCAAATTCGCCATAATATTCTTTGCCTTCCAGATCACTTAAGGAATGTCCTGCATCCAAATCCTCTTTCAGTTTCATTGCGGCAATGTGGATTGCTTCTCCTGTAAATACGGTCTGGCGGGAGGCGGTTGTGGTTCCGGAGTCTGGTGTGTATTTTGTATCCGGATGTCCAATGATTACCTGTTCCGGTGTAAGACCTGTGGTCTGACAGACCATCTGTAAGGTTATGGTCTGAAGTCCCTGGCCGATGGCAGCAGCAGAAGAACCTGTAACAACTTTTCCGTCACGTACTCTTAAGATACAGCGGCCTACGTCTGCAAGGCCGACACCGATTCCTGCGTTCTTCATGGCAGATGCAATTCCTACGAAATAATTTGGGTCTGCCTCATATTTTTCAAAATCTTCTTTTACTGCTTCCAGGGTTTCCACCATACCGGTGCCTTCATCGGCGATCTGCCCGTTAGGAAGGGACTGGCCTGGTCTGATGGCATTGCGGTAACGGATCTCCCAGCCGGATATTCCCATCTGATCTGCTAACTGGTTGATCAAAGCTTCCGTTGACATACAGGACTGTGTTACGCCGAACCCGCGGAATGCACCTGCAGGCGGATTGTTGGTATAGTAAGCATCTCCTTCAATGTCCACGTTCTGGTAATTATATGGACCGCCCGCATGGGTACAGGCTCTTTGAAGTACAGGTCCGCCTAAAGAAGCATAAGCTCCCGTATCAGAGAGAAGCCTTGCCTTCATGCCCTGGATAATACCGTTTTCATCACAGCCGATCTTGCAGTAGATTTCCATGGCGTGACGCTTTGGATGATAATTAATGCTTTCCTGACGGGAGAAGGATACTTTTACAGGTCTCTTTGATAAATAAGCACAAAGAGCAGCCTGGTGCTGAACGCTCATATCTTCCTTTCCGCCGAAGCCGCCGCCGACAAAAGCACTCTGAATTCTTACTTTCTCCAGAGGGAGGCCAAGATATGCACTTAATTCGTGATGTTCATCATAAATACCCTGTGCTCCGGTAATTACCTTAACACCGTCGCCGTCAGGAATACCAACAGCAGTTTCCGGTTCCATGAACGCATGCTCTGTTGGCGGAACGAAGAAGGTGCCTTCTGCAACATACTTGGATTTTGCAAGAGCTGCCTCTGCGTCACCCCGTTTAACCTCCTCGTGGTCAAGCAGGTTATTTACCGGAGTTCTGAATTTGCCAAAATGCATAAAGCCTTCGCCATGTACCTGGTGAGCGCCTGGTACCATGGCTTCCCTTGGGGAGCGGATTGGCTCTAATTCTTCACAATCTATTTCAACAGCTTTCACTGCCTCCAACGCCTGTTCCATTGTTTCAGCCACAACGATAGCAAGGGTGTCACCGATGCATTTTGTCTCTTCGCCTACATCGATCATACCGGGCCAGTCATGTGCCAGATGTCCGATATACCTGTCTCCAGGAATGTCCTTTGCCGTATAGACAGCGACTACGCCGGGCATTGCAAGAGCCTTGCTGGTATCAATTCCATTTATTTTAGCGCGTGCATATTTGGTGAACACGTTCTTTCCGTAAAGCATGCCTTCCAGATAATAATCATCCGCATATTTGGCAGTACCCAGTGTTTTTGCTTCCGCATCCACACGGCAGGTTCTTTCTCCTATGGCAGCAGTCTGCTTAAGTTCAGGAACCTCTAAATTTTCATTGAACATTTTTGCTGCCAGCAAAATGCCGTCTTCTATTTTGGTATAGCCTGTACAACGGCATATATTTGTGCGGATCGCCTGTTTTACATCATCTCTGGTTGGATTAGGATTCTGGTCAATTAAGCACTTGCCGCTGATCACCATGCCCGGAATGCAAAAACCGCACTGTACGGCGCCGGCTGCCGCAAAGGCATAGACAAAGACATCCCGTTCTCTCTGTGTAAATCCTTCTATGGTCTGCACCTTCTTGCCCTCCAGTTTGGACAATTTCAGTATGCAGGCACGGACAGTCTTCCCATCCACTATTACTGTACATGTACCGCAGGCACCTTCCTTACAACCGTTTTTAACGGAAGTGATACCAAGCCTGTTTCTGAGAAAATCCATTAATGTTAAATCTTCTTCTGACTGGTAATCCTTGCCGTTGACATTTACTACATACATGACAATACCTCTCTCTCTTCATTCTTAGTTGATATTATATAATTCCGCACATTGTTTTTAACAATACTTTCTTGCATAATTTTGTTAAAAATGGCGTTTGTGATTCTTCTTTCTCATACATTTTAACATATAAACGATACAAAAACAATTGATATTCTATGAAAATATAAAAAATTTTTAGTCACATACAAAAAAAGTTAGAACATGCGTTTTTTCGCTTAAACAGGAGGTTTCCTCACTTTTACTTATAGATAAAATCTATAAGTAAAGCTGGAAAATAAAGGGGTTTTTAAGAGTTATCTAACAAATTTTTATATACTGGAAAAATATTTTGAACTTCAAAAATATTGCAAATTTTACTCCGTGTGCTATAATGAAAAGAGACTAAGAATTGATGTCCTCTGGGCTTTTGCCTGGAGGATGTTTTTTTACAAAAAGGTGTGAAAGAAGTTAGGAAAAAGGAGGCGGAAGATGGGCGGAGAAAAAGAAAACATTCTGGTGAGTGCCTGCCTGCTGGGAGTCAATTGCCGCTATGACGGCGGAAATGGCAGGCAGGAGAGCCTGATCAGGCTTATAGAGAAATACAATTTCATACCGGTCTGTCCGGAGCAGCTTGGAGGTTTAGAGACGCCAAGAGAGCCTGCGGAGCAGATTATTAAAGTCGTAACAGGTGATCACGATGAGATCCGCGTGGTGGACCGGTCAGGAAAAGACGTGACAGACAGCTTTATAAAGGGAGCAGAGGAAACCTTGAAACTGGCAAGGCTATATGGTTGTAAGCGGGCAATTTTGAAGGAACGGAGTCCGTCCTGCGGCCATGGGTGCATTTATGACGGGACGTTTTCAGGGACAAAGGTTCCAGGAGATGGGGTGACCGCAAGGCTTTTGGAAGAAAACGGAATTCTCGTATCAGGAGAAAGCAGCATAGAGTCCTTTTAAAGGAAACAAAAAGCTAAATTTTATAGATAAGGAGACAAGACGCTATGAATACAGCAATCACAAGACAACAGGCACTGGAGTTACTTAAGAAATATAATAAGGAACCGTTTCATCTGCTTCACGGTCTGACCGTAGAAGGAGTAATGCGCTGGTACGCAGGAGCAATGGGTTTTGGATCAGAGGAAGAATTCTGGGGAATCGCAGGGCTTCTTCATGATGTGGATTTTGAACAGTTTCCCGAGGAACACTGTAAAAAGGCCCCGGAGCTTCTTTCCGAAATCGGTGCGGAAGAAGAACTCGTTCATGCCATATGCAGCCATGGCTACGGTATCTGTTCTGAGGTAGAGCCGGAGCATATGATGGAAAAGATCATGTTTGCAGCGGATGAGTTGACCGGGCTCATCGGAGCAGCCGCCAGGATGCGCCCTTCAAAAAGCGTGATGGACTTGGAAGTCTCAAGCCTTAAGAAAAAATTTAAGGACAAGAAGTTTGCGGCAGGCTGTTCCAGGGAAGTAATCGCGTCAGGCGCAGAGAATTTAGGCTGGACTCTTGATGAGCTGTTTGAAAAAACCATCCTTGCCATGCGTTCCTGCGAAGAGAAGGTAAACCGGGAAATGGAGGGGTAAGTTTATGCATAAAAATGGAAAAATATGCATGATTATCGAAAAATACTTGACAGCTGATACCAATTAGGATATTATTTCCGTTAAATATGTAATGATAACCTGTATCAGAGGAGATATGCCTATGAAAAAAGTTGTGAAATTCGGAGGAAGCTCTTTGGCCAGCGCAAAGCAGTTTAAGAAAGTTGGCGAGATCATCCGCGGGGACAAGAGCAGACGGTTTGTGGTGCCATCAGCACCAGGCAAACGAAATGACAAGGATGAAAAGGTGACTGATCTGTTATACCAGTGTTATGATGGGGCAGCAGATGGAAAAAGCTATAAAAAGATTCTGGAAAAAATCAAGGAGCGTTATATGGAGATCATTGACGGACTTGATATTAATCTGAATCTGGATCATGAGTTTGTGACCATTGAAGAAAATTTCCTTAAAAAGGCTGGGCGTGATTATGCGGCTTCCAGAGGAGAGTACTTAAATGGAATGGTGATGGCGGAATACTTAGGCTACGAATTCATTGACGCAGCTGAAGTGATTTTCTTTGATGCAGACGGTAATTTTAATGCAGAGCTTACCAATAAGGAGCTTTCAGAGCGCCTGGAACATGTGGAGAGAGCTGTGATCCCGGGCTTTTACGGAGCGAAGGAGGATGGGACCATAAAGACCTTTTCCAGAGGCGGTTCAGATATAACAGGCTCCATTGTTGCAAAAGCCATTCATGCGGATATGTATGAAAACTGGACGGATGTTTCCGGTTTCCTGGTGGCTGATCCCAGGATCATCAAGAATCCTGAGGTCATCGAGACCATTACATACCGGGAGTTAAGAGAGCTTGCCTATATGGGAGCCAGTGTTCTTCATGAGGATGCCATTTTCCCGGTGAGAAAAGAAGGAATCCCAATCAACATCCGGAACACCAATAAGCCTGATGATAAAGGAACTTTAATTGTGGAGAGCACCTGCAGAAAGCCTCATTATACCATTACGGGAATTGCAGGAAAGAAAGGCTTTTGCTCCATCAACATTGAAAAGGCCATGATGAATGCGGAAGTTGGTTTTGGGAGAAAGGTTCTTGAGGTATTTGAAAAGTACGGCATTTCCTTTGAGCATATGCCGTCAGGAATCGATACCATGACCGTTTTTGTCCACCAGTCAGAATTTGAAGATTATGAGCAGTCTGTCATTGCAGGGATCCACAGGGCCGTAGAACCAGATTTCCTTGAGATGGAATCAGACCTTGCGCTGGTGGCTGTGGTAGGCCGTGGCATGAAGGCGACCAGAGGGACTGCCGGAAGAATCTTTTCGGCTCTTGCCCATTCCAGGGTAAACGTAAAAATGATTGACCAGGGATCCAGCGAACTCAACATCATCATTGGCGTAAAGAATGCTGATTTTGAGGAAGCGATCAAGGCAATTTATGATATATTTATCACGACTGAGGTTTAAGACAGAAAGACAGGCTGAAAGGAAGTACCTGACAGCCTGTCTTTTTTCTTGTGCGTCTTAAGAGCATTGCTGAAAGCCAAGGATGCTGTCTGAGGTCACCAATTGATGGACCAGTGGAATGAATGATATTGACATCAGGGGATATCATAAAAACGGAAGGGATTAAGGTGAGCGGGCGATATGAAATTTGATGTTTATAAACTGGCGGATAAATACAAGCTGACAGATACGGAAACCCAGATATTAAATTATATTCTGGAAAATAATCAACAGGTACTTCATATGGCAGTACGTGAAGTTGCAAACCAAAATTTTGTATCTGCTGCAACGATCATCAAATTATCAAAAAAGATGGGATATACCGGATATACTGATATGATATACCGTCTTAATTTTATGATTACGAGTCATAGGAAAAATAGAGAAAGACTGTCGGATATTACCAGCTTTATCAGCGATATACCAGATGAATTACTAAATGATTTTATGGGCCAGTTAAAAAAACACAGAAATGATATTATTTTAGTATCTGCTACCGGATTTTCTTCACCACTGGCAGAATATATAGAGCGTAAGCTTTTGGTAACCGGTTTCCGGGTTATTAAGACCAATGCCTATGCAGTATATGATAAAAACCGTCTTGGCGCATCACTTGTTATCGTGGTTTCCAAGAGCGGGGAAACAGATACCATTGCAAAGCTTGTTGACTACGCAAATGAAAATCAGGTGGATATCGTATCCTTTACAGGAGAACAGAGCAATTATATTGGCCGTACGTCTACCGTCAATATTCCGATTCTGGATGATAAGACGCTGGATGACCGGAATCTGCAGTCCAATTATTTTTATGCAAGGGTGATTGTGGTATTTGAATATTTAATGAGCCAGGTGTTAGAGGAACTAAATGAGTGCCAGTAAAAGACGCCCATGGCTGACAAACGAAGGAAGAGAGCCGGAAACGGCTCTCTTCCTTTCAATTACCTGATCAGATACATTCTGGCTTCATACGGCCTGAGCACATCTGTAAGGCCTTCATCCGTATAAGAGCTGATTAACTTCTTTTTCTCACGGTCAAGCTCTTTCGGCAGCTGAAAATGAACTGTTTTATCGTAAAAATTACAAATTACAAGCAAAGTAGTTTCTTCCAGTGTACGGGTATAGGCAAACAGATCGGGATCCTCCGGCATCAGAAGCCGGTATTTCCCATCTACGAATACGTCGTAGATTTTTCTTAATCCAATTAACTTCTGGTAAAGGTGAAAAATGGAGTTTTCATCTGCCATTGCGGCCTCTGCATTAATTTCCGGATAGTTTGGATTCACCTTGATCCAGGGAGTTCCATCTGTAAAACCAGCTTCTCTGCCATTATTCCACTGCATCGGTGTTCTCGCATTATCCCGGCCTTTTGCATAGATAGACTCCATGACGTCCGCTTCTTTATATCCGGCCCCGGTTCTTTCCCTATAGATATTTAACGTTTCAATATCCCGGTAGTCTTCCATATCATATCTTACATTGGTCATTCCAAGTTCTTCGCCCTGATAGATATAGGGGGTGCCCTGCATTCCATGAAGGAGGATTGCAAACATTTTGGCAGATTCTATTCGATATTCCTTATCATTTCCCCAGCGGGATACAATTCTCGGCAGATCATGGTTGTTCCAGAACAGGCTGTTCCAGCCTTTGCAGTATAGGGATTCCTGCCAGGTGGATAAAGCACGCTTTAATTCCAGGAATGGAAGAGGGGCTAAGTCCCATTTTTCTCCGCCCTTTTTCTGGTCAAGGCAGATATGCTCAAACTGGAATACCATGGAAAGCTCACTGCCATCCGGATTGCTGTAATAAACGGCATTTTCCGGATTTGCACTCCATGCTTCCCCCACGGTGACTAAATCTCCTTTCTGAAAGGTCTCCCTGCTTAATTCCTGTATAAATTCATGGAGCCTTGGCCCATCCGCTGTGATCATCCGGTCAGGCTCCTTGGCAACTAAATCGATGACATCCAGCCGGAACCCGCCGACTCCTTTCTCCATCCACCAAAGGATCATATCCTGTATCTCCCGGCGTACTTTTGGGTTATCCCAGTTTAAATCCGGCTGTTTCACTGAAAACTGATGGAAATAGTATTGCCCAAGTTCCGGAACCCACTCCCAGGCGGAGCCTCCAAAAGCGGCTCTTAGTTCATTTGGAGCAGTTCCTTCCACACCATCCCTCCACACATAATAATCATGATAGGGATTATCCTTACTTTTTATCGCTTCCTTAAACCATGGATGCTCATCGGAAGAATGGTTTAAAACAAGGTCCATGATAATCCGGATCCCACGGCTGCCTGCTTTTTCAATCAATTCTTCCATGTCTTCTAAATTCCCGAACACTGGATCAATGTCCTGATAATTGGATATATCATAACCATTGTCATCCTGTGGGGAACAATAGACCGGGGAGAGCCAGAGAGCATCTGCCCCAAGTTCTTTCAAATAATCAAGTCTGGAGATAATCCCTTGAAGATCTCCGATCCCATCCCCGTTGCTGTCCTTAAAGCTTCTGGGGTAAATCTGATATATAACCGCTTGTTTCCACCATTTTCTGTCCATATTCTTTTTCCTTCCGTCAAGCTTTTACAGAACCGCTAGTCACTCCTGCGATGATCCATTTCTGACAAAAAACATATACCGCTAAAACTGGCAGCAGCACCATCAAATACGAGGCAAAGGCAAGGTTATACTGCGTGGAGAACTGGCCTTTAAACACATACTGGGCCAACTGCAAGGTTTGCTGGCTTGCATCGCTCAGCAAAACCAGGGGCATTAAGAAGTCATTCCAGGTCCACATAAAGGACAGGATTGCCACTGTAGCGCTCATGGGCTTAAGAAGAGGAAATATAATGCGCCAAAAGGTCTGGAACGTATCTGCCCCATCGATCCTCGCCGCCTCCTCTAATGCCACAGGCAGGGATTTGATGTAACCTGAATAAAGAAACGTATTCATTGGCAGTCCGAATATAATATAAATTAATGTGATGCCATAGATGTTATCAAGGTGAAAGGCTGAGGCCTGTTTTACCAGGGGAAGCATAATCACATTAAAAGGGATAAACATGGCGCTGATAAAATAATAATACATGAGATTGAAAAATCTGCTTTTATCCTTATTCCGTATAATGGCATAAGCCGCCATGGAATTGGTCAGGATGGTAAATACCAGATTGATGCTTGTGATAAAAAACGTATTTAAGAACTTTCTGGGATAGTCGGTAAGCACCCATGCCCTGGAAAAATTCTCTAAGTGCAGGGAAGTGGGAAGTG from Lacrimispora sphenoides JCM 1415 encodes the following:
- a CDS encoding hydrolase, yielding MNTAITRQQALELLKKYNKEPFHLLHGLTVEGVMRWYAGAMGFGSEEEFWGIAGLLHDVDFEQFPEEHCKKAPELLSEIGAEEELVHAICSHGYGICSEVEPEHMMEKIMFAADELTGLIGAAARMRPSKSVMDLEVSSLKKKFKDKKFAAGCSREVIASGAENLGWTLDELFEKTILAMRSCEEKVNREMEG
- a CDS encoding MurR/RpiR family transcriptional regulator, which gives rise to MKFDVYKLADKYKLTDTETQILNYILENNQQVLHMAVREVANQNFVSAATIIKLSKKMGYTGYTDMIYRLNFMITSHRKNRERLSDITSFISDIPDELLNDFMGQLKKHRNDIILVSATGFSSPLAEYIERKLLVTGFRVIKTNAYAVYDKNRLGASLVIVVSKSGETDTIAKLVDYANENQVDIVSFTGEQSNYIGRTSTVNIPILDDKTLDDRNLQSNYFYARVIVVFEYLMSQVLEELNECQ
- a CDS encoding carbohydrate ABC transporter permease, giving the protein MKEKEKTNWLLTILLSAIAVFVILGPLYITVVIALKSPSDMEHVLALPTSLHLENFSRAWVLTDYPRKFLNTFFITSINLVFTILTNSMAAYAIIRNKDKSRFFNLMYYYFISAMFIPFNVIMLPLVKQASAFHLDNIYGITLIYIIFGLPMNTFLYSGYIKSLPVALEEAARIDGADTFQTFWRIIFPLLKPMSATVAILSFMWTWNDFLMPLVLLSDASQQTLQLAQYVFKGQFSTQYNLAFASYLMVLLPVLAVYVFCQKWIIAGVTSGSVKA
- a CDS encoding XdhC family protein encodes the protein MTDFYEELKNADKNTNLVSLTIVEGQGLGAKALWSNGEIICSQGDEKAFDAFSEDLKSIDKTQTIKSQDSTLFCEFVTGEKYMVVCGAGHISIPIIRIGKMLGFHVTVIDDRLSFANTARKEGADTVICKPFGEALEEINGSTGHYFIIVTRGHRYDQDCLSQIIGKKNAYIGMIGSKVRVKLVKDFLADEGISRELLDQVYTPIGLKINAQTPEEIAVAIMAEIIQVKNGSKKSFGYPKEILDGLTSQELSDMPKSLVTIVSRKGSAPRDVGSKMVVMLDGSTIGTIGGGCVESEVCTAAREVARDKKPVLMKVDMTPGNAEDEGMVCGGVVEVYIEPVLS
- a CDS encoding DUF523 domain-containing protein; the protein is MGGEKENILVSACLLGVNCRYDGGNGRQESLIRLIEKYNFIPVCPEQLGGLETPREPAEQIIKVVTGDHDEIRVVDRSGKDVTDSFIKGAEETLKLARLYGCKRAILKERSPSCGHGCIYDGTFSGTKVPGDGVTARLLEENGILVSGESSIESF
- the xdh gene encoding selenium-dependent xanthine dehydrogenase, which gives rise to MYVVNVNGKDYQSEEDLTLMDFLRNRLGITSVKNGCKEGACGTCTVIVDGKTVRACILKLSKLEGKKVQTIEGFTQRERDVFVYAFAAAGAVQCGFCIPGMVISGKCLIDQNPNPTRDDVKQAIRTNICRCTGYTKIEDGILLAAKMFNENLEVPELKQTAAIGERTCRVDAEAKTLGTAKYADDYYLEGMLYGKNVFTKYARAKINGIDTSKALAMPGVVAVYTAKDIPGDRYIGHLAHDWPGMIDVGEETKCIGDTLAIVVAETMEQALEAVKAVEIDCEELEPIRSPREAMVPGAHQVHGEGFMHFGKFRTPVNNLLDHEEVKRGDAEAALAKSKYVAEGTFFVPPTEHAFMEPETAVGIPDGDGVKVITGAQGIYDEHHELSAYLGLPLEKVRIQSAFVGGGFGGKEDMSVQHQAALCAYLSKRPVKVSFSRQESINYHPKRHAMEIYCKIGCDENGIIQGMKARLLSDTGAYASLGGPVLQRACTHAGGPYNYQNVDIEGDAYYTNNPPAGAFRGFGVTQSCMSTEALINQLADQMGISGWEIRYRNAIRPGQSLPNGQIADEGTGMVETLEAVKEDFEKYEADPNYFVGIASAMKNAGIGVGLADVGRCILRVRDGKVVTGSSAAAIGQGLQTITLQMVCQTTGLTPEQVIIGHPDTKYTPDSGTTTASRQTVFTGEAIHIAAMKLKEDLDAGHSLSDLEGKEYYGEFDFKTDPIGSDKPNPVSHIAYGYATQLYVLDTEGKVVNVIAAHDLGKAINPLAAEGQVEGGVAMGLGYGLTEDFPLKDGVPQAKLGTLGLFKAPQMPPVDVRFIEKNPSDVAFGAKGVGEIVCVMGAPALQNAYFKKDGVFRYKLPLDNTFYRKPKPAK
- a CDS encoding aspartate kinase; protein product: MKKVVKFGGSSLASAKQFKKVGEIIRGDKSRRFVVPSAPGKRNDKDEKVTDLLYQCYDGAADGKSYKKILEKIKERYMEIIDGLDINLNLDHEFVTIEENFLKKAGRDYAASRGEYLNGMVMAEYLGYEFIDAAEVIFFDADGNFNAELTNKELSERLEHVERAVIPGFYGAKEDGTIKTFSRGGSDITGSIVAKAIHADMYENWTDVSGFLVADPRIIKNPEVIETITYRELRELAYMGASVLHEDAIFPVRKEGIPINIRNTNKPDDKGTLIVESTCRKPHYTITGIAGKKGFCSINIEKAMMNAEVGFGRKVLEVFEKYGISFEHMPSGIDTMTVFVHQSEFEDYEQSVIAGIHRAVEPDFLEMESDLALVAVVGRGMKATRGTAGRIFSALAHSRVNVKMIDQGSSELNIIIGVKNADFEEAIKAIYDIFITTEV
- a CDS encoding glycoside hydrolase family 13 protein, translating into MDRKWWKQAVIYQIYPRSFKDSNGDGIGDLQGIISRLDYLKELGADALWLSPVYCSPQDDNGYDISNYQDIDPVFGNLEDMEELIEKAGSRGIRIIMDLVLNHSSDEHPWFKEAIKSKDNPYHDYYVWRDGVEGTAPNELRAAFGGSAWEWVPELGQYYFHQFSVKQPDLNWDNPKVRREIQDMILWWMEKGVGGFRLDVIDLVAKEPDRMITADGPRLHEFIQELSRETFQKGDLVTVGEAWSANPENAVYYSNPDGSELSMVFQFEHICLDQKKGGEKWDLAPLPFLELKRALSTWQESLYCKGWNSLFWNNHDLPRIVSRWGNDKEYRIESAKMFAILLHGMQGTPYIYQGEELGMTNVRYDMEDYRDIETLNIYRERTGAGYKEADVMESIYAKGRDNARTPMQWNNGREAGFTDGTPWIKVNPNYPEINAEAAMADENSIFHLYQKLIGLRKIYDVFVDGKYRLLMPEDPDLFAYTRTLEETTLLVICNFYDKTVHFQLPKELDREKKKLISSYTDEGLTDVLRPYEARMYLIR